The following proteins are encoded in a genomic region of Etheostoma spectabile isolate EspeVRDwgs_2016 unplaced genomic scaffold, UIUC_Espe_1.0 scaffold00018493, whole genome shotgun sequence:
- the LOC116680826 gene encoding coiled-coil domain-containing protein 106, whose translation MDNVEKNKKGMRTRGKKKTEGMNTLEEIPVISGSAMAPTAQLGLKQKSNELEMFKLRVEWQKEKIAELTKERDYLKDQLASALKKDDKGSIKEMNLSSDSSGDSPVESSSDMSDSSSSSSEEDKIKKRKKKGKGKKYRKKSKKIKPKTQQRAQTPDQVVDRYKRILRKFSKGGTTSAAFKHVGVDRNTVVVNAPIAELFIAAPGKYKEILKNHNNVKKLSVFATQCATAIQEDQGIEDTITAYKASGKLLPLKKK comes from the exons ATGGACAACgtcgaaaaaaataaaaaagggatgcGGACCCGGGGCAAAAAGAAAACCGAGGGCATGAACACATTGGAGGAGATACCTGTCATTAGTG gtTCTGCCATGGCACCTACCGCACAGCTGGGACTTAAGCAAAAATCCAATGAGTTGGAGATGTTTAAGCTGAGGGTAGAGTGGCAAAAGGAGAAGATTGCTGAGCTGACTAAGGAGAGAGACTATCTCAAAGACCAGTTGGCATCAG CTCTCAAAAAGGATGACAAAGGTTCCATCAAGGAAATGAACTTGTCTTCAGATTCTTCTGGTGACAGCCCAGTGGAATCTTCCTCTGATATGTCTGATTCCTCCTCGTCCTCATCAGAGGAGGAcaagataaaaaagagaaagaagaagggaaaagggaaaaaatataGGAAGAagtcaaagaaaatcaaaccAAAGACACAGCAGAGAG CCCAAACTCCAGACCAGGTGGTGGACCGGTACAAAAGAATTCTTAGAAAGTTCAGTAAAGGAGGGACCACGTCTGCTGCTTTCAAGCATGTTGGAGTGGACAGGAACACGGTGGTGGTCAATGCTCCAATCGCAGAGCTGTTCATTGCTGCGCCTGGCAAGTACAAGGAAATCCTTAAAAACCACAATAATGTGAAGAAACTCAGCGTGTTTGCCACACAGTGTGCCACTGCTATTCAGGAGGACCAAGGAATAGAGGACACAATCACAGCCTATAAGGCTTCTGGAAAGCTTCTGcccctaaaaaaaaagtga